A stretch of Amycolatopsis balhimycina FH 1894 DNA encodes these proteins:
- a CDS encoding aldehyde dehydrogenase family protein, which produces MTTFDVRNPATEEVVRTVPLTSAEETDAAIARAQAAFPAWRDVTPGDRARLLRRFADAVEADIEHLARLEVENSGHTIGNARWEAGNVRDVLNYYSAAPERLIGKQIPVPGGINVTFQEPLGVVGVIVPWNFPMPIAGWGFAPALAAGNTVVLKPAELTPLTAIRLAELAREAGIPEDVFQVLPGKGSVVGQRFVGHPAVRKVVFTGSTEVGKQIMAGCAARVKRVTLELGGKNANIVFADSDLEKAAATAPYGVFDNAGQDCCARSLILVQASAYERFMELLEPAVHGVVVGDPADEKTEMGPLISAAHREKVASYVPDDAPVAFRGSAPAGPGYWFPPTVLTPPDLRHPAAAEEVFGPVVAVVPFTDEADAIRMANATEYGLSGSIWTRDAGRAFRVARGVEAGNLSVNSHSSVRYWTPFGGFKQSGLGRELGPDAAAAFTETKNVFLSTEE; this is translated from the coding sequence ATGACCACGTTCGACGTCCGGAACCCCGCCACCGAGGAGGTGGTGCGGACGGTTCCGCTGACGAGCGCCGAGGAGACCGACGCGGCCATCGCCCGCGCCCAGGCGGCGTTCCCGGCGTGGCGCGACGTCACCCCCGGCGACCGCGCGCGCCTGCTGCGGCGCTTCGCCGACGCCGTCGAGGCCGACATCGAGCACCTCGCGCGGCTCGAGGTCGAGAACTCCGGGCACACCATCGGCAACGCTCGCTGGGAAGCGGGCAACGTCCGCGACGTGCTCAACTACTACTCCGCGGCGCCGGAACGCCTGATCGGCAAGCAGATCCCGGTGCCGGGCGGGATCAACGTCACCTTCCAGGAGCCCCTGGGGGTAGTCGGCGTGATCGTGCCGTGGAACTTCCCGATGCCGATCGCCGGCTGGGGCTTCGCGCCCGCGCTCGCCGCCGGGAACACCGTCGTCCTCAAGCCCGCCGAGCTGACGCCGTTGACCGCCATCAGGCTGGCCGAACTGGCGCGCGAAGCCGGCATCCCGGAAGACGTCTTCCAGGTGCTGCCCGGCAAGGGATCCGTGGTCGGGCAGCGGTTCGTCGGCCACCCGGCCGTGCGGAAGGTCGTCTTCACCGGCTCCACCGAGGTCGGCAAGCAGATCATGGCGGGCTGCGCGGCGCGGGTGAAGCGCGTGACGCTGGAGCTCGGCGGCAAGAACGCGAACATCGTCTTCGCCGACTCCGACCTGGAGAAAGCCGCGGCGACCGCACCCTACGGCGTCTTCGACAACGCCGGCCAGGACTGCTGCGCGCGGTCGCTGATCCTGGTGCAGGCGAGCGCGTACGAGCGGTTCATGGAGCTCCTGGAGCCCGCGGTGCACGGCGTGGTCGTCGGCGACCCCGCCGACGAGAAGACCGAGATGGGCCCGCTGATCTCGGCCGCGCACCGCGAGAAGGTCGCGAGCTACGTGCCGGACGACGCGCCGGTCGCGTTCCGCGGCAGCGCACCCGCCGGGCCGGGCTACTGGTTCCCGCCGACCGTCCTCACCCCGCCCGACCTGCGGCACCCCGCCGCGGCGGAGGAGGTCTTCGGCCCGGTCGTCGCCGTCGTGCCGTTCACGGACGAGGCCGACGCGATCCGGATGGCCAACGCGACCGAGTACGGCCTGTCCGGGTCGATCTGGACTCGCGACGCCGGCCGCGCGTTCCGGGTCGCGCGTGGCGTCGAAGCCGGCAACCTCTCGGTGAACTCGCACTCTTCGGTGCGCTACTGGACGCCGTTCGGCGGCTTCAAGCAGTCCGGCCTCGGCCGCGAGCTGGGCCCCGACGCCGCGGCGGCGTTCACCGAAACCAAGAACGTCTTTCTGAGCACGGAGGAGTAA
- a CDS encoding 3-oxoacyl-ACP reductase produces MVQRFEGRVAVITGGASGIGLASARRLASEGAKVVIADLSPVEGKAVADEIGGAFVQTDVTDAEQVENLFHTTVEQFGSVDVAFNNAGISPPEDDSILTTGIEAWEKVQRVNLTSVYLCCKAVLPHMQRQGRGSIINTASFVAVMGAATSQISYTASKGGVLAMSRELGVQFARENIRVNALCPGPVNTPLLKELFAKDPERAARRLVHVPVGRFAEPAEIAAAVAFLASDDASFITASQFLVDGGISGAYVTPL; encoded by the coding sequence ATGGTCCAGCGTTTCGAAGGCCGCGTCGCGGTCATCACCGGCGGCGCGAGCGGCATCGGGCTCGCCTCGGCCCGCCGCCTGGCGAGCGAAGGCGCGAAGGTCGTCATCGCCGACCTGTCGCCGGTCGAGGGCAAGGCGGTCGCCGACGAGATCGGCGGCGCGTTCGTCCAGACCGACGTCACCGACGCCGAGCAGGTGGAGAACCTGTTCCACACCACGGTCGAGCAGTTCGGCTCGGTCGACGTCGCGTTCAACAACGCCGGAATCTCCCCGCCCGAAGACGACTCCATCCTCACCACCGGCATCGAGGCCTGGGAGAAGGTCCAGCGGGTCAACCTGACCTCGGTCTACCTGTGCTGCAAGGCCGTCCTGCCGCACATGCAGCGCCAGGGCCGGGGCTCGATCATCAACACGGCGTCGTTCGTCGCGGTGATGGGCGCGGCGACGTCGCAGATCTCCTACACCGCGTCCAAAGGCGGCGTGCTCGCGATGAGCCGCGAGCTCGGCGTGCAGTTCGCGCGGGAGAACATCCGCGTCAACGCGCTGTGCCCGGGACCGGTGAACACCCCGCTGCTCAAGGAGCTGTTCGCCAAGGACCCGGAACGCGCCGCGCGGCGGCTGGTGCACGTGCCGGTCGGCCGGTTCGCCGAGCCGGCGGAGATCGCGGCCGCGGTCGCCTTCCTGGCCAGCGACGACGCCAGCTTCATCACGGCGTCGCAGTTCCTCGTCGACGGCGGTATCTCCGGCGCGTACGTCACCCCGCTCTAA
- a CDS encoding helix-turn-helix domain-containing protein encodes MTHWRADEWAEAVRAGIRARGLSLDEAARRIGVPTSTLRSWIEHRHAPKVTVFDHWAQLAEVTGLGEAELLRVAGVLPGSLASPVHVAQAAKALREGIDQAGQFLRQATVLVYSSPGTQVANAIAASPIDWEIRIRSATRGDEIRITYHHYVGIVAPRDLPYDDAEVRRIIEHDVLGELWRPLGLYWRVAEVHDWHEPPRLVIQVPEQEATRPPSPSPIVAAPPVVVLSPIWGYGELLASLVADGLGFGNVDFRYFGLPDAMADRVRITARELAEPAPRLVHSVPPIMLLHGLAVPDLTGRLPVVVRYGPRMRARAARIYREALLEAGFADALAGARAIEEAVSAGLPPGCAYYEVTLADEDVFDGDRPSLDRLNDSVAWHAEQIVEQVLLGAGHPPVPLGGPLKRLVLPSGRVRRPPPLAGQVVRRVAGTS; translated from the coding sequence GTGACGCACTGGCGCGCCGACGAGTGGGCGGAAGCGGTCCGGGCCGGCATCCGGGCGCGGGGGCTGTCCCTCGACGAGGCCGCGCGCCGCATCGGCGTGCCGACGTCGACGCTGCGCAGCTGGATCGAGCACCGGCACGCGCCGAAGGTGACCGTCTTCGACCACTGGGCCCAGCTCGCCGAGGTGACCGGCCTCGGCGAGGCCGAGCTGCTGCGCGTCGCCGGGGTGCTGCCCGGCTCGCTGGCGTCACCGGTGCACGTCGCGCAGGCGGCGAAGGCGCTGCGGGAGGGCATCGACCAGGCCGGGCAGTTCCTCCGCCAGGCCACCGTGCTGGTCTACTCCTCGCCCGGCACGCAGGTGGCGAACGCCATCGCCGCGTCGCCGATCGACTGGGAGATCCGGATCCGGTCGGCCACCCGCGGCGACGAGATCCGCATCACCTACCACCACTACGTCGGGATCGTGGCGCCGCGGGACCTGCCCTACGACGACGCCGAGGTGCGCCGCATCATCGAGCACGATGTCCTCGGCGAGCTGTGGCGGCCGCTGGGGCTGTACTGGCGGGTCGCCGAGGTGCACGACTGGCACGAGCCGCCCCGGCTGGTGATCCAGGTGCCCGAGCAGGAGGCGACGCGGCCGCCGTCGCCTTCGCCGATCGTTGCCGCACCGCCGGTGGTGGTGCTGTCGCCGATCTGGGGATACGGCGAGCTGCTGGCGTCGCTGGTCGCCGACGGCCTCGGGTTCGGCAACGTCGACTTCCGCTACTTCGGCCTCCCCGACGCGATGGCCGACCGGGTCCGGATCACCGCGCGGGAGCTGGCCGAGCCCGCGCCGCGGCTGGTGCACTCGGTCCCGCCGATCATGCTGCTGCACGGCCTGGCCGTGCCCGACCTGACCGGGCGGCTCCCGGTCGTGGTCCGCTACGGGCCCCGCATGCGCGCCCGCGCGGCGCGGATCTACCGCGAGGCGCTGCTCGAAGCGGGGTTCGCCGACGCCTTGGCCGGCGCACGCGCGATCGAGGAGGCGGTCTCGGCCGGGCTCCCGCCAGGCTGCGCGTACTACGAAGTGACGCTCGCCGACGAGGACGTCTTCGACGGCGACCGTCCTTCGCTGGACCGGCTCAACGACTCGGTGGCGTGGCACGCGGAGCAGATCGTCGAGCAGGTCCTGCTGGGCGCGGGGCACCCGCCGGTGCCTCTGGGCGGCCCGTTGAAACGCCTGGTCCTGCCCTCCGGCCGGGTCCGCCGCCCACCGCCGCTGGCCGGCCAGGTCGTCCGCCGGGTCGCCGGAACGTCATGA
- the gcvP gene encoding aminomethyl-transferring glycine dehydrogenase, whose protein sequence is MTSTQFDARHIGPSEAERAKMLAECGYGSLDALVGAAVPSAIRATRDLRLPPAASEEEATAELRALAARNRPMTQMIGLGYSDTVTPGVIRRNVLENPAWYTAYTPYQPEISQGRLEALLNFQTMVADLTGLATANASLLDESTAVAEAVTLMRRASKSKSNKVVLDAECLPQTIAVVRTRVEALGIEVEVRDLLTGLPDEFFGVVVQYPGASGVLRGRGFYQAISESAKAAGALYTVAADLLALTLITSPGEFGADVAAGSTQRFGVPLGYGGPHAGYMAVRAGLERSLPGRLVGVSVDADGNPAYRLALQTREQHIRREKATSNICTAQVLPAVLAAMYAVYHGPDGLKKIAQRVHGLAAGFADALRKTGVEVVHESFFDTVVAHVPGQAAEVHAAAREAGINLGHVDADHVRVAFDEVSTPAITAKVLRAFGVEDEVTDGVALPNGLARESGFMGHEVFGTHRSETAMLRYLRRLSDQDYALDRGMIPLGSCTMKLNATTEMEPISWREFAGIHPFAPAEDASGYHTLVGQLAEWLAEVTGYDKVSLQPNAGSQGELAGLLAIRAYHRANGDEGRDVCLIPSSAHGTNAASAVLAGMRVVVVKCTGEGNVDLDDLKSKVDDHRDTLAAIMVTYPSTHGVYEHDIDELAKIVHDGGGQVYVDGANLNALLGLAKPGEFGGDVSHLNLHKTFCIPHGGGGPGVGPVAVRAHLAPYLPNHPLLAAAGPETGVGPISGAPYGSASILPISWAYVRMMGAPGLTAATKVAVLAANYVASRLAPHYPVLYTGQDGLVAHECILDLRQITKETGVTVDDVAKRLIDYGFHAPTMSFPVAGTLMVEPTESEDLGEIDRFIAAMIAIRAEIDHVAANHWSAEESPLRGAPHTAETLVGEWDKRYDRELAVYPAGVSRKNKYWPPVRRIDGARGDRNLVCSCPPLNAYEG, encoded by the coding sequence ATCACTTCTACGCAGTTCGACGCCCGCCACATCGGCCCGTCCGAGGCCGAACGCGCGAAGATGCTGGCCGAGTGCGGTTACGGCAGCCTGGACGCCCTCGTCGGCGCCGCCGTGCCGAGCGCCATCCGCGCCACCCGTGACCTGCGGCTCCCGCCCGCCGCGTCCGAAGAGGAGGCCACCGCGGAGCTGCGTGCCCTCGCCGCGCGCAACCGCCCGATGACGCAGATGATCGGCCTCGGCTACTCCGACACCGTGACGCCCGGCGTCATCCGCCGCAACGTCCTCGAGAACCCGGCCTGGTACACGGCGTACACGCCCTACCAGCCGGAAATCTCCCAGGGACGGCTCGAAGCGCTCCTCAACTTCCAGACCATGGTCGCCGACCTGACCGGCCTGGCCACCGCGAACGCGTCCCTGCTCGACGAGTCGACCGCCGTCGCCGAGGCCGTCACGCTGATGCGCCGCGCGTCCAAGTCGAAGTCGAACAAGGTCGTGCTCGACGCCGAGTGCCTGCCGCAGACCATCGCCGTGGTGCGGACGCGCGTCGAAGCCCTGGGCATCGAGGTCGAGGTCCGCGACCTGCTGACCGGCCTGCCGGACGAGTTCTTCGGCGTCGTCGTCCAGTACCCCGGCGCGTCCGGTGTGCTGCGTGGCCGCGGTTTCTACCAGGCGATTTCGGAGTCGGCGAAGGCCGCGGGCGCGTTGTACACCGTCGCCGCCGACCTCCTCGCGCTGACGCTGATCACCTCGCCCGGCGAGTTCGGCGCCGACGTCGCCGCGGGGTCCACCCAGCGCTTCGGCGTCCCGCTCGGCTACGGCGGTCCGCACGCCGGGTACATGGCCGTCCGGGCCGGGCTCGAGCGGTCGCTGCCCGGGCGCCTGGTCGGCGTTTCGGTCGACGCCGACGGCAACCCGGCCTATCGGCTGGCGCTGCAGACGCGTGAGCAGCACATCCGCCGCGAGAAGGCGACGTCCAACATCTGCACCGCGCAGGTCCTCCCGGCCGTGCTCGCCGCGATGTACGCGGTCTACCACGGTCCCGACGGCCTGAAGAAGATCGCCCAGCGCGTCCACGGCCTCGCCGCGGGCTTCGCCGACGCGCTGCGCAAGACCGGCGTCGAGGTCGTCCACGAGTCCTTCTTCGACACCGTCGTCGCGCACGTGCCCGGCCAGGCCGCCGAGGTCCACGCGGCCGCCCGCGAAGCCGGGATCAACCTCGGTCACGTCGACGCCGACCACGTGCGCGTCGCCTTCGACGAGGTCAGCACCCCGGCGATCACCGCGAAGGTCCTGCGCGCGTTCGGTGTCGAGGACGAGGTCACCGACGGCGTCGCGCTGCCGAACGGCCTGGCCCGCGAGAGCGGCTTCATGGGCCACGAGGTCTTCGGTACCCACCGCTCCGAGACGGCGATGCTGCGCTACCTGCGCCGTCTGTCCGACCAGGACTACGCGCTCGACCGCGGCATGATCCCGCTCGGCTCCTGCACGATGAAGCTCAACGCCACCACCGAGATGGAGCCGATCAGCTGGCGCGAGTTCGCCGGCATCCACCCGTTCGCGCCGGCCGAAGACGCTTCGGGCTACCACACGCTCGTGGGGCAGCTCGCGGAGTGGCTGGCCGAGGTCACCGGTTACGACAAGGTGTCGCTGCAGCCCAACGCGGGCAGCCAGGGCGAACTCGCCGGGCTCCTGGCCATCCGCGCGTATCACCGCGCCAACGGCGACGAGGGCCGGGACGTCTGCCTGATCCCGTCGTCCGCGCACGGCACGAACGCCGCGTCCGCGGTGCTCGCCGGGATGCGCGTCGTCGTGGTCAAGTGCACCGGCGAAGGCAACGTCGACCTCGACGACCTGAAGTCCAAAGTGGACGACCACCGCGACACGCTGGCGGCGATCATGGTGACGTACCCGTCCACGCACGGCGTGTACGAGCACGACATCGACGAGCTGGCCAAGATCGTCCACGACGGCGGCGGCCAGGTGTACGTCGACGGCGCGAACCTCAACGCCCTGCTCGGCCTGGCCAAGCCGGGCGAGTTCGGCGGCGACGTCTCGCACCTGAACCTGCACAAGACGTTCTGCATCCCGCACGGCGGCGGCGGTCCCGGTGTCGGCCCGGTCGCGGTGCGCGCGCACCTCGCGCCCTACCTGCCGAACCACCCGCTGCTGGCCGCGGCCGGGCCCGAGACCGGCGTCGGCCCGATCAGCGGCGCGCCCTACGGCTCGGCGTCGATCCTGCCGATCTCCTGGGCCTACGTCCGGATGATGGGCGCGCCCGGCCTGACCGCGGCCACGAAGGTCGCCGTGCTGGCCGCGAACTACGTCGCCTCGCGGCTGGCCCCGCACTACCCGGTGCTCTACACGGGCCAGGACGGCCTGGTGGCGCACGAGTGCATCCTCGACCTGCGGCAGATCACCAAGGAGACCGGCGTGACGGTCGACGACGTCGCCAAGCGGCTCATCGACTACGGCTTCCACGCGCCGACGATGTCGTTCCCGGTCGCGGGCACGCTGATGGTCGAGCCGACCGAGTCGGAAGACCTGGGCGAGATCGACCGGTTCATCGCCGCGATGATCGCGATTCGCGCCGAGATCGACCATGTTGCAGCGAACCATTGGAGCGCGGAGGAGTCGCCGTTGCGGGGCGCCCCGCACACCGCGGAGACGCTGGTCGGGGAGTGGGACAAGCGCTACGACCGCGAGCTGGCCGTGTACCCGGCGGGTGTTTCGCGGAAGAACAAATACTGGCCCCCGGTGCGTCGCATCGACGGCGCCCGCGGCGACCGTAACCTCGTGTGCTCCTGCCCGCCCCTGAACGCGTACGAAGGCTGA
- the gcvT gene encoding glycine cleavage system aminomethyltransferase GcvT, with protein MSKETSLHGVHKGLGALFTDFAGWSMPVRYASELAEHKAVREAAGLFDLSHMAEIHVTGKQAADVLDFALVGNLTGVKPGRARYTMICDADGGVLDDLVVYRLADEHYLVVANAGNAKVVADALAERVAGFDAVVDDRSETTALIAVQGPNAAAILAAVTDADLAALKYYASVPASVKGHDVLLARTGYTGEDGFELFVDADAAPALWRLLMEAGEPHGFVAAGLACRDTLRLEAGMPLYGNELTLDQSPFEAGLGRVVKFEKPGDFVGRAALEERSKEDVQRVRVGLRGAGRRAPRHGYTVLADGKEIGEVTSGALSPTLGYPIAMAYVDRAYAEPGTELSVDIRGRIEPVEVVALPFYSRA; from the coding sequence ATGTCCAAGGAAACCTCCCTGCACGGAGTCCACAAGGGACTCGGTGCGCTGTTCACCGACTTCGCCGGCTGGTCGATGCCGGTCCGCTACGCCAGCGAGCTGGCCGAGCACAAGGCCGTCCGCGAGGCGGCCGGGCTGTTCGACCTCTCGCACATGGCCGAGATCCACGTCACCGGCAAGCAGGCGGCCGACGTCCTGGACTTCGCGCTGGTCGGCAACCTCACCGGGGTCAAGCCGGGCCGGGCGCGCTACACGATGATCTGCGACGCCGACGGCGGTGTCCTGGACGACCTGGTCGTCTACCGCCTGGCCGACGAGCACTACCTGGTGGTGGCGAACGCGGGCAACGCGAAGGTCGTCGCGGACGCCCTCGCCGAGCGCGTCGCGGGCTTCGACGCCGTCGTGGACGACCGGTCCGAGACCACCGCGCTGATCGCCGTCCAGGGCCCGAACGCCGCGGCGATCCTCGCTGCCGTCACCGACGCCGATCTGGCGGCCCTGAAGTACTACGCCAGCGTCCCGGCGTCCGTGAAGGGCCACGACGTCCTGCTCGCCCGCACCGGCTACACCGGCGAGGACGGCTTCGAGCTGTTCGTCGACGCCGACGCGGCGCCGGCGTTGTGGCGTCTGCTCATGGAAGCGGGCGAGCCGCACGGCTTTGTCGCGGCGGGTCTCGCCTGCCGCGACACGCTGCGGCTGGAAGCCGGGATGCCGTTGTACGGCAACGAACTCACGCTTGACCAGAGCCCGTTCGAGGCGGGGCTCGGGCGGGTCGTCAAGTTCGAGAAGCCGGGCGACTTCGTCGGCCGTGCGGCGCTGGAAGAGCGGTCCAAGGAAGACGTCCAGCGGGTGCGGGTCGGCTTGCGGGGCGCGGGCCGTCGCGCTCCCCGGCACGGCTACACCGTCCTGGCGGACGGCAAGGAGATCGGCGAGGTCACCAGCGGCGCGCTGTCGCCCACGCTGGGTTACCCGATCGCCATGGCGTACGTCGATCGGGCGTACGCCGAGCCCGGTACCGAGCTGTCCGTCGACATCCGCGGCCGGATCGAGCCCGTCGAGGTCGTCGCCCTGCCCTTCTACTCCCGCGCGTAA
- the gcvH gene encoding glycine cleavage system protein GcvH, with the protein MSIPENLQYTKEHEWLKVEDGIATVGITAFAAESLGDIVFVQLPEAGSTITAGEVFGEVESTKSVSELYAPVSGEVVEVNGTTSDTPEVINSDPYTEGWLLKVRLTGDVPELLHAAAYAALTQEN; encoded by the coding sequence GTGAGCATCCCCGAGAACCTGCAGTACACGAAGGAACACGAGTGGCTGAAGGTCGAGGACGGCATCGCCACCGTCGGCATCACGGCGTTCGCCGCGGAGTCGCTCGGTGACATCGTGTTCGTCCAGCTGCCCGAGGCCGGCTCGACCATCACCGCGGGCGAGGTGTTCGGCGAGGTCGAGTCGACCAAGTCGGTCAGCGAGCTGTACGCGCCGGTCTCCGGCGAGGTCGTCGAGGTGAACGGCACCACATCGGACACCCCCGAGGTCATCAACTCCGACCCGTACACCGAAGGATGGCTCCTGAAGGTGCGTCTGACCGGCGACGTGCCCGAACTGCTCCACGCCGCCGCGTACGCCGCGCTCACCCAGGAGAACTGA
- the glyA gene encoding serine hydroxymethyltransferase: MTTFDSPLSEVDPEVAAAVADELTRQQSTLEMIASENFAPVGVLEAQGSVLTNKYAEGYPGRRYYGGCEHVDVVEQLAIDRAKALFGAEHANVQPHSGAQANAAAMFAVLKPGDTILGLDLAHGGHLTHGMKINFSGKLYNVVAYHVDKETGIVDLAEIERLAVEHRPKLIIAGWSAYPRQLDFAEFRRIADLVDARLMVDMAHFAGLVAAGLHPSPVPHADIVTTTTHKTLGGPRGGLILCREELAKKINSAVFPGQQGGPLEHVIAAKAVALKIAASDEFRERQQRTLEGSRIIAARLSQADCAAAGVRVLTGGTDVHLVLVDLVQSTLDGQQAEDRLHEVGITVNRNAVPFDPRPPMVTSGLRIGTPALATRGFGADDFAEVADIIAEALKPGFDDAVRSKLRDRVETLAAKHPLYAGLSR, from the coding sequence ATGACGACCTTCGACTCGCCTCTGTCCGAAGTCGACCCCGAGGTCGCCGCGGCCGTCGCCGACGAGCTGACCCGCCAGCAGTCCACCCTGGAGATGATCGCGTCCGAGAACTTCGCCCCGGTGGGCGTGCTCGAGGCGCAGGGCTCGGTGCTGACCAACAAGTACGCCGAGGGCTACCCGGGCCGCCGCTACTACGGCGGCTGCGAGCACGTCGACGTCGTCGAGCAGCTCGCCATCGACCGCGCGAAGGCCCTGTTCGGCGCCGAGCACGCCAACGTCCAGCCGCACTCGGGCGCGCAGGCCAACGCGGCCGCGATGTTCGCGGTGCTCAAGCCGGGCGACACGATCCTCGGCCTCGACCTGGCGCACGGCGGCCACCTGACGCACGGGATGAAGATCAATTTCTCGGGCAAGCTGTACAACGTCGTCGCCTACCACGTCGACAAAGAGACCGGGATCGTCGACCTGGCCGAGATCGAGCGGCTGGCGGTCGAGCACCGGCCGAAGCTGATCATCGCCGGCTGGTCGGCGTACCCGCGTCAGCTGGACTTCGCCGAGTTCCGCCGCATCGCGGACCTCGTCGACGCCCGCCTGATGGTGGACATGGCGCACTTCGCCGGGCTGGTCGCGGCCGGGCTGCACCCGTCGCCGGTGCCGCACGCCGACATCGTCACCACGACCACGCACAAGACCCTCGGCGGCCCGCGCGGCGGACTCATTCTCTGCCGCGAGGAACTCGCGAAGAAGATCAACTCGGCGGTGTTCCCCGGCCAGCAGGGCGGGCCGCTGGAGCACGTCATCGCGGCCAAGGCCGTCGCGCTGAAGATCGCCGCGAGCGACGAGTTCCGCGAGCGCCAGCAGCGCACCCTGGAGGGCTCGCGGATCATCGCCGCGCGGCTGTCGCAGGCGGACTGTGCCGCGGCGGGGGTGCGCGTGCTGACCGGCGGCACCGACGTCCACCTCGTCCTGGTCGACCTCGTTCAGTCCACTCTGGACGGTCAGCAGGCCGAGGACCGGCTGCACGAGGTCGGCATCACGGTCAACCGCAACGCCGTCCCGTTCGACCCGCGCCCGCCGATGGTCACCTCCGGCCTGCGGATCGGCACCCCGGCGCTGGCGACCCGCGGCTTCGGCGCGGACGACTTCGCCGAGGTCGCCGACATCATCGCGGAAGCCCTGAAGCCGGGCTTCGACGACGCGGTGCGTTCCAAGCTCCGCGACCGCGTCGAGACCCTCGCGGCGAAGCACCCGTTGTACGCGGGCCTGTCGCGATGA
- the lipA gene encoding lipoyl synthase — MSAQPEGRKLLRLEVRNSETPIEKKPSWIKTRVRMGPEFTELKGLVRREGLHTVCEEAGCPNIYECWEDREATFLIGGDQCTRRCDFCQIDTGKPAALDTSEPRKVAESVQAMGLRYSTVTGVARDDLADGGAWLYAETVRQIHDLNPGTGVELLIPDFNADPAQLAEVFGSRPEVLAHNVETVPRIFKRIRPGFRYARSLEVITKAREFGLVTKSNLILGMGETPDEVAPAMQDLVDAGCEILTITQYLRPSPRHHPVDRWVKPEEFVVHSQAAEAMGFAGVMAGPLVRSSYRAGRLYAQTKGYRGEELPENLQHLADQGPAAQEASSLLAR; from the coding sequence ATGAGCGCGCAGCCCGAGGGCCGGAAGCTGTTGCGTCTCGAGGTTCGCAACAGTGAGACGCCGATCGAGAAGAAGCCGTCGTGGATCAAGACGCGGGTGCGGATGGGGCCGGAGTTCACCGAGCTCAAGGGTCTCGTGCGCCGCGAAGGACTCCACACGGTGTGCGAAGAAGCCGGTTGTCCCAACATTTACGAATGCTGGGAAGACCGTGAGGCCACGTTCCTGATCGGCGGTGACCAGTGCACCCGCCGGTGCGATTTCTGCCAGATCGATACGGGTAAGCCCGCTGCGTTGGACACTTCGGAGCCGCGGAAGGTCGCGGAGTCCGTTCAGGCCATGGGGCTGCGGTATTCGACGGTCACGGGCGTGGCTCGGGATGACTTGGCTGATGGTGGCGCGTGGCTGTACGCCGAGACCGTCCGGCAGATCCACGACTTGAACCCCGGTACCGGCGTGGAACTGCTGATTCCGGACTTCAACGCGGACCCGGCGCAGCTGGCCGAGGTCTTCGGGTCGCGGCCGGAAGTCCTTGCCCACAACGTGGAAACGGTGCCGCGGATCTTCAAGCGGATCCGTCCCGGCTTCCGCTACGCGCGGTCGCTCGAGGTCATCACCAAGGCGCGTGAGTTCGGCCTGGTCACGAAGTCGAACCTCATTCTGGGTATGGGTGAGACGCCCGACGAGGTGGCGCCGGCGATGCAGGATCTGGTGGATGCGGGGTGCGAGATCTTGACGATCACGCAGTACCTGCGACCGTCACCGCGGCACCACCCGGTGGACCGCTGGGTGAAGCCGGAGGAGTTCGTCGTGCATTCTCAGGCTGCTGAGGCGATGGGCTTCGCGGGCGTGATGGCGGGGCCGCTGGTGCGGTCGTCGTACCGCGCGGGACGGCTCTACGCGCAGACCAAGGGCTACCGTGGGGAGGAGCTGCCGGAGAACCTGCAGCACCTCGCCGACCAGGGCCCGGCCGCGCAAGAAGCCAGCTCCCTGCTGGCGCGATAG